A single Arachidicoccus sp. BS20 DNA region contains:
- a CDS encoding S41 family peptidase yields MKKNKLQIWLPLLLSAIMVAGMTIGYKLRKDTVGANSFLENKQNTAASQVLDIINKMYVDNVNTDSLQTHTINNILAQLDPHSTYVTAQQLRILNDETKGNFKGIGIGFELINDSVYITDVTKNGPAEKAGVHVGDIFLSFNDTIAISGNNRLNLGVVNILRELNNSVKVKIYRSGKTFETKIEKAILPISSIDAAYMLNAKTAYIRLNKFSEITYSEFMQSLDKLKAKGMQQLIIDLRGNTGGVLTAATQIVNEFLKDNQLIVYTEGSKVGKKEYRCKRDGFYPDLKLEVLIDETSASASEIVAGALQDWDRATIVGRRSYGKGLVENQFRLNNGAALRLTVARYFTPLGRNIQKPYKNYKEKLAARFHDGETFFADTSSPEGKAFKTPNGHIVYGGGGITPDVFVPYDSTILPKPSVDLFLKGTLTKFAFLYYVQHISALQTFKTPFELANNLQPDDALWRSLSVFAQKDSIDLSQLDEKAKSNILQKFVSFVAKDRFGSEGYFEINNRRDDVIKKAIETLAQ; encoded by the coding sequence ATGAAGAAAAATAAATTACAAATATGGCTGCCGTTGCTGCTTTCAGCAATTATGGTAGCAGGAATGACTATCGGTTATAAGCTGAGAAAAGATACAGTTGGCGCAAACTCATTTTTAGAAAATAAACAAAACACCGCCGCGTCGCAGGTGCTCGATATCATTAATAAAATGTATGTTGATAATGTAAATACCGATTCGCTTCAAACGCACACCATCAATAATATTCTGGCACAGTTAGACCCGCATTCCACCTACGTTACGGCACAGCAGCTTCGCATACTGAACGATGAAACCAAAGGCAATTTCAAAGGCATCGGTATAGGATTTGAACTTATCAACGACTCGGTTTATATCACGGACGTAACGAAAAACGGACCTGCCGAAAAAGCCGGTGTGCACGTTGGAGACATATTTTTGTCGTTCAATGATACTATTGCTATTTCCGGAAACAACCGCTTAAATTTGGGCGTAGTCAATATTTTGAGAGAACTGAACAATTCTGTCAAAGTGAAAATCTATCGCTCGGGAAAAACATTTGAGACCAAAATCGAGAAAGCCATTCTTCCCATTTCGTCTATTGACGCGGCATATATGCTCAATGCAAAAACGGCATATATTCGATTAAATAAATTTTCAGAAATTACGTATAGTGAGTTTATGCAATCACTCGACAAGCTGAAAGCAAAGGGAATGCAGCAACTGATTATAGATCTGCGCGGCAACACCGGCGGCGTACTTACCGCAGCTACGCAAATCGTAAATGAATTTTTGAAGGACAATCAGCTCATCGTTTACACCGAAGGTTCTAAAGTTGGTAAAAAAGAATATCGTTGCAAGCGCGATGGTTTTTATCCGGACTTAAAACTTGAAGTGTTGATAGATGAAACATCGGCATCGGCGAGTGAAATTGTTGCAGGTGCATTACAAGATTGGGACAGAGCAACCATTGTCGGACGCAGAAGCTATGGAAAAGGTTTGGTGGAAAATCAGTTTCGGCTTAACAACGGCGCTGCTTTACGCTTAACCGTTGCAAGATATTTTACACCGCTTGGTCGCAATATTCAAAAGCCATATAAAAATTACAAAGAAAAGCTGGCTGCCCGTTTCCACGATGGAGAAACTTTTTTTGCCGATACATCTTCGCCAGAAGGGAAAGCATTCAAAACACCAAACGGACATATTGTTTATGGCGGCGGCGGCATTACGCCGGATGTTTTTGTTCCTTATGATTCTACCATTTTGCCCAAACCTTCTGTCGATTTGTTTTTGAAAGGAACGCTCACAAAGTTTGCATTCCTTTATTATGTTCAGCATATAAGTGCGTTGCAAACATTTAAAACACCGTTTGAGCTGGCAAACAATTTACAGCCCGACGATGCACTGTGGCGGTCTTTATCGGTATTTGCGCAAAAAGACAGCATCGACCTTAGTCAATTAGACGAGAAAGCTAAAAGCAATATTCTGCAAAAGTTTGTTTCTTTTGTCGCAAAAGACCGTTTCGGTTCGGAAGGGTATTTTGAAATCAACAACCGTCGGGACGATGTAATAAAAAAAGCAATTGAGACTTTGGCACAATAA